The following coding sequences are from one Gadus macrocephalus chromosome 3, ASM3116895v1 window:
- the LOC132454707 gene encoding ras-related protein Rab-33B-like has translation MESSLEFSNSFSGASSSLPARSRTFKVIVIGDSGVGKTCLTHRFCAGEFPCRPDATIGVDFRERIVDIDGERVKLQMWDTAGQERFRKSMVQHYYRNVHAVLFVYDVTYPASFRGLPAWVEECRQNSLGQDIPRFLVGSKVDLRTPGGASQVSREQALRFSQTHNMTLFETSAKNPLASSCGAGGRGPGRGRAPEEPFHQDAVESIVTAVAARLRRNRRLPEQLHSKGGNSSFKIPADKKPLEKGHWACTC, from the exons ATGGAGTCGTCGCTCGAGTTCTCAAACTCGTTCAGCGGCGCGTCCTCGTCGCTGCCCGCCCGCAGCAGGACCTTTAAGGTGATCGTGATCGGGGACTCCGGGGTCGGGAAGACCTGCCTCACTCACCGCTTCTGCGCCGGGGAGTTCCCCTGCCGACCCGACGCCACCATCGGGGTGGACTTCCGAGAGAGGATCGTGGACAtcgatggagagagagttaaG ctcCAGATGTGGGACACAGCTGGGCAGGAGCGTTTCAGGAAGTCCATGGTGCAGCACTACTACCGGAACGTCCACGCGGTGCTCTTCGTCTACGACGTCACCTACCCGGCCAGCTTCAGGGGCCTGCCCGCCTGGGTGGAGGAGTGCCGGCAGAACTCCCTGGGCCAGGACATCCCCAG GTTCCTGGTGGGGAGCAAGGTGGACCTGCGTACGCCGGGGGGGGCCAGCCAGGTGAGCCGGGAGCAGGCACTGAGGTTCTCCCAGACCCACAACATGACTCTGTTCGAGACCTCCGCCAAGAACCCCCTGGCCAGCAGCTGTGgcgcgggggggcggggtccgGGGAGGGGCAGGGCCCCGGAGGAGCCCTTCCACCAGGACGCGGTGGAGTCCATCGTGACGGCCGTGGCCGCCCGGCTGCGGAGAAACAGGAGGCTTCCGGAGCAACTGCACTCCAAGGGAGGGAACAGCTCTTTTAAGATCCCGGCGGACAAGAAACCTCTGGAGAAGGGGCACTGGGCGTGCACCTgctga
- the LOC132454708 gene encoding cytochrome c1-like isoform X1 produces MFCRRALQRFGPLTQRAANPSLRNAVPVRHMAFGIPGSSNMAYFVMCGGGLTAAMVYAYKTVNGDSERYNDRLAEIAAPKEAAPEAEPTPAAPEPAVEAVAVEAVTVEAVEAVTVEALAVEAEPAAVEEAVPAAVEVVAEAPAAEAVSETAAEPALEAVAVEAVPEAAAVVEEVAPAESVVESAEPAVEEAAPAATEVADSVEVVVVEEVAAPAEAAPVESEGTVVVEDTPSPVEVAPEADAAATIVAAA; encoded by the exons ATGTTCTGCAGGCGGGCATTGCAGCGCTTCGGACCCCTGACTCAAAGGGCAGCCAATCCGTCACTCCGAAATG CGGTTCCCGTGCGACACATGGCCTTCGGCATCCCCGGCTCGTCCAACATGGCGTACTTTGTCATGTGTGGAGGCGGCCTCACGGCGGCCATGGTCTAT GCCTACAAGACAGTAAACGGAGACAGTGAGAGGTACAACGACAGACTGGCAGAAATTGCCGCCCCAAAAGAA GCAGCTCCAGAGGCTGAGCCCACACCAGCAGCTCCAGAACCCGCTGTTGAGGCAGTCGCAGTAGAGGCCGTCACAGTCGAAGCTGTCGAGGCCGTCACAGTAGAGGCCCTAGCCGTAGAGGCTGAACCCGCAGCAGTGGAAGAGGCGGTGCCCGCGGCCGTCGAGGTGGTGGCGGAGGCTCCGGCGGCCGAGGCTGTATCGGAGACCGCCGCCGAACCCGCCCTGGAGGCCGTCGCCGTGGAGGCCGTTCCTGAAGCAGCCGCTGTTGTCGAAGAGGTGGCGCCGGCGGAGTCGGTCGTCGAGTCCGCTGAGCCCGCGGTGGAAGaggccgcccccgccgccacaGAGGTGGCTGACTCGGTCGAGGTCGTCGTCGTGGAGGAGGTGGCTGCCCCAGCGGAAGCCGCCccggtggagagtgagggtacAGTGGTAGTAGAGGACACCCCTAGCCCCGTTGAGGTCGCCCCGGAGGccgacgccgccgccaccatcGTAGCGGCGGCCTAA
- the LOC132454708 gene encoding cytochrome c1-like isoform X2, whose product MFCRRALQRFGPLTQRAANPSLRNAVPVRHMAFGIPGSSNMAYFVMCGGGLTAAMVYAYKTVNGDSERYNDRLAEIAAPKEAPEAEPTPAAPEPAVEAVAVEAVTVEAVEAVTVEALAVEAEPAAVEEAVPAAVEVVAEAPAAEAVSETAAEPALEAVAVEAVPEAAAVVEEVAPAESVVESAEPAVEEAAPAATEVADSVEVVVVEEVAAPAEAAPVESEGTVVVEDTPSPVEVAPEADAAATIVAAA is encoded by the exons ATGTTCTGCAGGCGGGCATTGCAGCGCTTCGGACCCCTGACTCAAAGGGCAGCCAATCCGTCACTCCGAAATG CGGTTCCCGTGCGACACATGGCCTTCGGCATCCCCGGCTCGTCCAACATGGCGTACTTTGTCATGTGTGGAGGCGGCCTCACGGCGGCCATGGTCTAT GCCTACAAGACAGTAAACGGAGACAGTGAGAGGTACAACGACAGACTGGCAGAAATTGCCGCCCCAAAAGAAG CTCCAGAGGCTGAGCCCACACCAGCAGCTCCAGAACCCGCTGTTGAGGCAGTCGCAGTAGAGGCCGTCACAGTCGAAGCTGTCGAGGCCGTCACAGTAGAGGCCCTAGCCGTAGAGGCTGAACCCGCAGCAGTGGAAGAGGCGGTGCCCGCGGCCGTCGAGGTGGTGGCGGAGGCTCCGGCGGCCGAGGCTGTATCGGAGACCGCCGCCGAACCCGCCCTGGAGGCCGTCGCCGTGGAGGCCGTTCCTGAAGCAGCCGCTGTTGTCGAAGAGGTGGCGCCGGCGGAGTCGGTCGTCGAGTCCGCTGAGCCCGCGGTGGAAGaggccgcccccgccgccacaGAGGTGGCTGACTCGGTCGAGGTCGTCGTCGTGGAGGAGGTGGCTGCCCCAGCGGAAGCCGCCccggtggagagtgagggtacAGTGGTAGTAGAGGACACCCCTAGCCCCGTTGAGGTCGCCCCGGAGGccgacgccgccgccaccatcGTAGCGGCGGCCTAA
- the LOC132454706 gene encoding retinitis pigmentosa 1-like 1 protein, which produces MPVNFRGAFLPFYSPGFLPGLITAVRAWAGSTAEIAAATVAEKSAVDVLRPVQENNLVLQASKVLVDQDEIDSEGAPNVEMPADATDVSGDANTLYAEEVRPEEVTGPTVEESAVSESEVPLEEEASVGKEAQPEETDEAEEPTAEEALDVVASSQGEDGTLAGNADRATEASAVSEEEAPREAGPDETGALEEESALIGEATGHPAEADSGSYAEIIQAVEPLLTSEAPVKDAGHCVSCHASDNAGEGVAPPGGLEVEVQQVVDGDSGESMDLAEATEGVSAVDGQLAESLTLVSAES; this is translated from the exons ATGCCAGTCAATTTCAGAGGGGCATTCCTCCCTTTCTACTCCCCAGGCTTTCTTCCAGGTCTTATCACTGCTGTGAGGGCTTGGGCTGGCTCTACAGCTGAGATCGCGGCCGCTACTGTGGCTGAGAAAAGCGCCGTGGATGTTCTCCGGCCCGTGCAAGAAAACAATCTGGTCCTACAGGCATCGAAAGTCCTCGTAGACCAGGACGAAATAGATTCTGAAGGTGCTCCTAACGTTGAGATGCCTGCCGACGCAACTGATGTCTCGGGAGATGCAAATACTCTCTATGCGGAGGAGGTGAGACCCGAGGAGGTTACAGGTCCAACGGTGGAGGAGTCGGCCGTGTCGGAATCTGAAGTGCCTTTGGAGGAGGAGGCTTCAGTGGGGAAGGAGGCTCAGCCAGAAGAAACGGACGAGGCTGAAGAGCCCACTGCTGAGGAGGCCCTGGACGTCGTAGCATCCTCTCAGGGAGAGGACGGTACTCTGGCCGGGAACGCTGACCGAGCAACCGAAGCTTCAGCAGTTTCCGAAGAGGAGGCCCCTAGGGAGGCGGGGCCCGACGAGACGGGCGCGTTGGAAGAGGAGTCTGCGCTGATCGGGGAGGCGACGGGCCACCCGGCAGAAGCAGACTCCGGATCCTATGCGGAGATTATTCAAGCTGTTGAGCCACTGTTGACATCGGAGGCCCCAGTGAAGGATGCTGGACATTGCGTATCCTGCCACGCTTCTGATAACGCCGGAGAGGGAGTGGCGCCACCTGGTGGGCTTGAAGTAGAAGTGCAGCAAGTGGTCGATGGTGACAGTGGGGAATCCATGGATTTAGCAGAAGCTACTGAGGGAGTGTCTGCTGTGGACGGACAAC TGGCTGAGAGTTTGACTTTGGTTTCAGCCGAGTCGTGA
- the LOC132454702 gene encoding ETS-related transcription factor Elf-2-like: protein MATSLHEGPANQLDLLIRAVEASVHGSRLLCSDKTIEAAEALLHMDSPSSLRGGRSPDAFVPPCVATPDFLHAAMRPDMMTESEVEVSTEDCCEEEEEEEEEDEEEEEEEEMETQEEPEPEPVRKRKVGRKAKSANVSGSPDLGVKKKPREGKAGSTTYLWEFLLELLQDKNTCPRFIKWTQREKGIFKLVDSKAVSKLWGKHKNKPDMNYETMGRALRYYYQRGILAKVEGQRLVYQFKEMPKDIVIIDDDHADGHAAELVAFSPAPAAAYERVPPPPDMLLQVTEVSSSSSSKKPNILRGGGRAGAVAAAMAAAAAHTPAAGDNKAGALGRGGAVAMAAGGPRMVTVSGADGSQMQHSHTAIIPTASGPRTVRVAMQMPVVMATSMGQKISTMSLGRGPGTPGHPTLLTNGSPIGTATGSSGSSQQKVMIQTLPTMVPATAENGDKITVQLAKIITIPCQLQAPGSCTGGRHSQAGLSLFGGPLTVRALAPVTMGPGTQVVRLAVPSQGHPQTLVSAAGGGVAGAVVTVSTASQTIQAPPHIISGIIKAADLVMGYRAPGGPKAGSVPAPAAAAPPQQPAEDERKTKEVVFVQSIVKAEEVECPV from the exons ATGGCGACTTCACTGCATGAGGGGCCCGCAAACCAACTCGATCTGCTCATCAGAGCAG TGGAGGCGTCTGTCCATGGCAGCCGTCTCCTTTGCTCGGACAAGACCATCGAGGCTGCGGAGGCTCTGCTGCACATGGACTCTCCCTCCAGCCTCAGGGGAGGCCGCAGTCCAG atgctTTTGTCCCGCCGTGCGTCGCCACGCCGGACTTCCTGCACGCCGCCATGCGGCCCGACATGATGACGGagtcggaggtggaggtgtccaCCGAGGACTgctgtgaggaagaggaggaggaggaggaggaagatgaagaagaggaggaggaggaagagatggagacgCAGGAGGAACCCGAGCCAGAACCCGTGAGGAAGAGAAAAG TGGGACGAAAGGCCAAGTCGGCTAACGTCAGCGGCTCCCCGGACCTCGGCGTCAAGAAGAAGCCAAGAGAGGGGAAAG cggGTAGCACCACCTACCTGTGGGAGttcctgctggagctgctgcaggacAAGAACACCTGCCCCCGGTTCATCAAGTGGACCCAGAGGGAGAAGGGCATCTTCAAGCTGGTGGACTCCAAGGCCGTGTCCAAGCTGTGGGGCAAACACAAGAACAAGCCCGACATGAACTACGAGACCATGGGCCGAGCCTTACG GTACTACTACCAGCGAGGCATCCTGGCCAAGGTGGAGGGCCAGCGGCTGGTCTACCAGTTCAAGGAGATGCCCAAGGACATCGTGATCATCGACGACGACCACGCCGACGGCCACGCCGCCGAGCTCGTCGCCTTCTCgccggcgccggcggcggcgtacGAGCGCGTCCCCCCCCCGCCGGACATGCTGCTCCAGGTGACggaggtctcctcctcctccagcagcaaGAAGCCCAACATCCTGAGGGGCGGCGGCCGGGCGGGCGCCGTCGCCGCggcgatggcggcggcggcggcgcacaCCCCCGCCGCCGGGGACAACAAGGCGGGGGCGCTGGGCAGGGGAGGGGCGGTGGCCATGGCGGCCGGCGGCCCCCGGATGGTGACGGTGTCCGGCGCCGACGGGAGCCAGATGCAGCACTCGCACACGGCCATCATCCCCACAGCCTCGGGGCCCAG GACGGTGAGGGTGGCCATGCAGATGCCCGTCGTCATGGCGACGTCCATGGGCCAGAAGATCTCGACGATGAGCTTGGGGCGGGGGCCCGGGACCCCCGGACACCCCACCCTCCTGACCAACGGCTCCCCCATCGGCACGGCGACCGGCAGCAGTGGCTCCTCCCAGCAGAAG gtcaTGATCCAGACCCTCCCCACCATGGTTCCGGCCACGGCGGAGAACGGCGACAAGATCACCGTGCAGCTGGCCAAGATCATCACCATCCCCTGCCAGCTGCAGGCGCCCGGGAGCTGCACGGGGGGGCGCCACTCCCAGGCCGGCCTCAGCCTCTTTGGGGGCCCGCTCACCGTGCGCGCCCTGGCCCCCGTCACCATGGGCCCCGGCACGCAGGTGGTGCGGCTGGCCGTGCCCTCCCAGGGCCACCCACAGACTCTGGTGTCCGCGGCGGGCGGGGGCGTGGCGGGCGCCGTGGTCACCGTGTCCACGGCCAGCCAGACCATCCAGGCGCCCCCGCACATCATCAGCGGCATCATCAAGGCCGCCGACCTGGTGATGGGGTatcgggcccccgggggcccgaaGGCGGGGTCCGTCCCGGCGCCGGCTGCGGCGGCCCCCCCCCAGCAACCGGCCGAGGACGAGAGGAAGACGAAGGAGGTGGTCTTCGTCCAGAGCATCGTTAAGGCAGAGGAGGTCGAATgtccagtgtga